The Couchioplanes caeruleus nucleotide sequence CCGTACGGCCGGCGAAGCCGAGGGGGAGGGCGGCGAGCTTGGCTGTCCGGGACGCCGCACGACGCGGGATGTCGGTCACCAGATCATTGTGACCGAGAAATGGCCGATCGACCGCCCTGGAGCGGAGGCCCGGCTCAGGGCGAACGTACGGACGACCGCCCGGGCGTGCAGAAACACGCGGGATGAGAGGTCCAGCTCCGGCGGCGGATCCGGCCCGGTGAGCTGAGCTCGATCTCCGCCCCGAGCGCCGTGGAGGGGTCGCCGTCGATGAACGCGAGAACCTCCCCGACGGCGTAGCCGGTGGCGGCGAGCAGGGTCGAGACGGCGCACGGCTCCGCCGGTCCCGGGCGGTGACGTGCCCACTCCGGGTGGTCGGGCGTGGCCGGGCTGCCCGTGGGCGTCGAGCCGTCGAGGACGTGTGTTTCGCGGTCTCGGCGGTGCAGGTCCAGGCAGTTCAGGCAGGGTCCGCCGGGGGCGCGGACGAGCGGGCCGATGACCGGCACACCCTCGCGGATGGCAACCGGCAGGTAGGGCTGACGCCGTTGTGCGTAACCGGCGGCGAGCAGGGCTACCGGCTGGTCGTACTCGAGCTGGACGACGAGCGACGCGCCGCCGCGGCGTACCGGCCGGGTCTGCGTCGTGGGGGCGGCCCGGCGGATGGCCGCGGCGATGGCGTCGGCGCGGGGCTGGCCTGGGTCGGCCTCGCGCAGCGGGCTGCCGGGGCGGTCGTGATGGGTGACCGTTCCGGGTACGTCGGCGTGGACGTGCCCGATGCCGGCTTCGGCCAGCGCGACCGCGATGCCGGCGGCGAGCCTCCCGCGGCCTGCGACGGCGACTCGCGCGGCCCGGCGGCGGCGCAGGACGCCCGCCGGTGCAGCGGGGCCGGCAGCCGACGTGGCGGGGTGTGGGGAGGGGGTGGGGCGGAGAGCTATCGCGGCGGCCTCGCTGGAGAGGCGGTGGCGGGTGTCTTCGTCGAGGGTGGCCGGGCACAGGGCCGCCGCCGGCAGGACGAGGCCCGCCTCGTGGAGGCCGTCCAGGAGGGCGAGCGCGTCCTTCGCGGGTACGCCGAGGGCTGCGGCGTGGCGCAGGATCGTGCGTTCGGGGCGGGTGCCGTCGAGAAGGTCGAGCAGCGCCGCGGCCGAGGGGTCCGGGAGGTCCAGCAGGTAGGCACGGGCGGGATGGGTGCCGAGTTGCACGGTGTGGGCGTTGCGCCAGATGCGGCGGAGCCCCGGCACGAGGGTCGGGCGCGGCAGTGGTGAACGCCAGGAAGGTGAACGCGGTGCTGCGGCGCGGGGCTGCGGTGCTGAGGAGAGCGGGGGGCGGCTCATACGTGACAGGTTGTCACGGTGCCGACGCGGAGGGGTGTGGTTGTCCACAGGCCCGCGGACGGTGGTGCTCGCTTGTCCACAAGCTGGAGCGAGTTATCCACAGGGCGGTGCACGCGTGGATAACTACTCAACGTCGCGAGACGAACACGGTTATGCCCCCAGCGGGTGAGTTGCCCGAGCCGGGACGACGGTAGGGGCGGCCGTGCGGCCGCCCCTACCGTCGAGCGCGTCCGGTCAGGCCTTGGCCTTGCCCAGGATGCGGTTCACCGTGGTGCCGCAGACCGGGCACTTGCCCTTGGCCATGTT carries:
- a CDS encoding PqqD family protein, which gives rise to MQLGTHPARAYLLDLPDPSAAALLDLLDGTRPERTILRHAAALGVPAKDALALLDGLHEAGLVLPAAALCPATLDEDTRHRLSSEAAAIALRPTPSPHPATSAAGPAAPAGVLRRRRAARVAVAGRGRLAAGIAVALAEAGIGHVHADVPGTVTHHDRPGSPLREADPGQPRADAIAAAIRRAAPTTQTRPVRRGGASLVVQLEYDQPVALLAAGYAQRRQPYLPVAIREGVPVIGPLVRAPGGPCLNCLDLHRRDRETHVLDGSTPTGSPATPDHPEWARHRPGPAEPCAVSTLLAATGYAVGEVLAFIDGDPSTALGAEIELSSPGRIRRRSWTSHPACFCTPGRSSVRSP